In Saccharothrix violaceirubra, the following are encoded in one genomic region:
- a CDS encoding helix-turn-helix domain-containing protein has product MTGQGRQRCRLCGTAPASDTDPMCGYCARAAGFRNPIPKGFYEDADLRAALARYDFGAVFAAVRQHTGLSQLQLAALLDLSQSRVSAVERGERRLTHVKLVARLSTLLRIPPGLLGFTVGTGGSVTTQEEVSWLERRDFLALVTAATLGSSLHPELARLGSLLPDQVEPVTRPRIGAADVDAIEAITDGFRRSDFAHGGGLCRAAAVTQLHQVRRLEDAVCTPEVRTRLLVAVAELAGMAGWLAYDVEDHDAARRLWTYALDTARRAEDHPRAPDLAVDLLLDMAHQALHLHGLDPVAHADRAGEALHLVQLASATAANRRHPVSTITSGYISAVLGWCRAALGEAEPTRRAVGNAQDIYAAADPATTPPWAWFVTDAEITAQQGHSLYLLSLTRPEFAPEAIEKLTSAATGYGAEYERSRAVILPPLASVQFQAGDLDAAVSTGYDAVDAITGLSSTRGYARLRVLDTVAAPHAGRPEVAELREHIRRTPAGTAA; this is encoded by the coding sequence ATGACTGGTCAGGGACGACAGCGCTGTCGGTTGTGCGGCACCGCGCCGGCCTCCGACACCGACCCGATGTGCGGTTACTGCGCCCGCGCCGCCGGATTCCGCAATCCGATCCCGAAGGGGTTCTACGAGGACGCGGACCTGCGCGCCGCACTGGCCCGCTACGACTTCGGCGCGGTGTTCGCCGCGGTGCGGCAGCACACCGGGCTGTCCCAGCTTCAGCTCGCCGCGCTGCTGGATCTGTCCCAGTCCAGGGTGTCGGCCGTCGAACGGGGCGAGCGTCGGCTGACCCACGTCAAGCTGGTCGCCCGTCTGTCCACTCTCCTGCGCATCCCGCCGGGATTGCTCGGCTTCACCGTCGGGACCGGCGGTAGCGTGACGACGCAGGAGGAGGTGAGTTGGTTGGAGCGCAGAGACTTCCTCGCCCTGGTCACGGCCGCCACGTTGGGATCGAGTCTGCATCCCGAGCTGGCCCGGTTGGGCTCGCTGCTGCCGGATCAGGTCGAGCCGGTGACCCGTCCACGCATCGGCGCGGCCGACGTCGACGCGATCGAGGCGATCACCGACGGGTTCCGCCGTTCGGACTTCGCCCACGGCGGCGGCCTGTGCCGCGCTGCCGCGGTCACGCAACTGCACCAGGTGCGTCGGCTGGAGGACGCCGTGTGCACTCCGGAGGTCCGCACCCGGCTGTTGGTCGCGGTCGCCGAGCTGGCCGGCATGGCCGGCTGGCTGGCCTACGACGTCGAGGACCACGACGCCGCCCGCCGCCTGTGGACCTACGCCCTGGACACCGCCCGTCGCGCCGAGGACCATCCCCGCGCCCCCGACCTGGCCGTGGACCTGCTGCTGGACATGGCGCACCAGGCGCTGCACCTGCACGGTCTGGATCCGGTCGCGCACGCCGACCGGGCGGGCGAGGCGTTGCACCTGGTCCAGCTCGCCTCGGCGACCGCCGCCAACCGCCGCCACCCGGTCTCCACGATCACCTCCGGTTACATCTCCGCCGTGCTCGGGTGGTGCCGGGCGGCGCTCGGCGAAGCCGAGCCGACCCGCCGGGCCGTCGGCAACGCCCAGGACATCTACGCCGCCGCCGACCCGGCCACGACCCCGCCGTGGGCGTGGTTCGTCACCGACGCCGAGATCACCGCCCAACAGGGCCACTCGCTGTACCTGCTGTCGCTGACCCGACCGGAGTTCGCCCCGGAGGCGATCGAGAAGCTGACCAGCGCCGCGACCGGGTACGGCGCGGAGTACGAACGCAGCCGCGCGGTGATCCTGCCGCCGCTGGCGTCGGTGCAGTTCCAGGCCGGTGACCTCGACGCCGCCGTGTCCACCGGGTACGACGCGGTGGACGCGATCACCGGGCTGTCCTCCACCCGTGGCTATGCCCGCCTGCGCGTGCTGGACACCGTGGCCGCCCCGCACGCCGGACGACCGGAAGTCGCCGAACTGCGCGAGCACATCCGCAGGACGCCGGCCGGCACGGCTGCGTAA
- the fxlM gene encoding methyltransferase, FxLD system — MNTLRHDEANVSEARDALVDKLLTRRMITSPAVERAFRTVPRHLFVAEGTPLDLTYNVDNPVAIKRDPDGVIISSTSAAYIQARMIEQAELGPGMSVLEIGSGGYNAALLAEIVGPDGRVVSVDIDQEVTDRAGELLDATGYGSRVAVVQADAENPLPGLHEPFDAILVTVGAWDLAPAWLEHLSADGRIVVPLRMNGITRAIGFRREGDHLVSTSAEVAGFVAMQGEGARDERVFLLPDRHGRHVKLRFEGDVPQGMSLLDGVLATDRGEVWSGVTINHGVSFADLHLWLAAFLPGFCKLAVDEGTDMAAERKSWFPFGVVRGDSFAYLAVRPLSAGGGVEFGARAYGPHGGEAAVTAMVEQIQAWDRKARTVEPAFAYWPAGSQPPESGEYTAVLVKAHGLVTISWPPTADAAAGQVAPHNPEK; from the coding sequence GTGAACACACTCCGACACGACGAAGCGAACGTCTCAGAGGCCCGCGACGCCCTCGTGGACAAGCTCCTCACCCGCCGCATGATCACCTCGCCGGCGGTGGAACGGGCCTTCCGCACGGTGCCCCGGCACCTGTTCGTCGCCGAGGGCACGCCGCTGGACCTCACCTACAACGTCGACAACCCGGTGGCGATCAAGCGCGACCCCGACGGTGTGATCATCTCCTCCACCAGCGCGGCGTACATCCAGGCCCGGATGATCGAGCAAGCCGAACTCGGCCCGGGCATGAGCGTGCTGGAGATCGGGTCCGGCGGGTACAACGCCGCTTTGCTGGCTGAGATCGTCGGCCCGGACGGGCGGGTCGTCAGCGTGGACATCGACCAGGAGGTCACCGACCGCGCCGGCGAGCTGCTGGACGCGACCGGATACGGCAGCCGGGTCGCGGTGGTGCAGGCCGACGCGGAGAACCCGCTGCCGGGGCTTCACGAGCCGTTCGACGCGATCCTGGTGACGGTGGGGGCGTGGGATCTCGCGCCGGCCTGGCTGGAGCACCTGTCCGCGGACGGCAGGATCGTCGTTCCGTTGCGGATGAACGGGATCACCCGCGCCATCGGTTTCCGCCGCGAGGGCGACCACCTGGTGAGCACGTCGGCGGAGGTGGCCGGGTTCGTCGCGATGCAGGGCGAGGGCGCCCGCGACGAGCGGGTCTTCCTGCTGCCCGACCGCCATGGCCGGCACGTCAAGCTGCGCTTCGAGGGCGACGTGCCGCAGGGGATGAGCCTGTTGGACGGCGTGCTGGCCACCGACCGCGGCGAGGTCTGGTCCGGCGTCACGATCAACCACGGCGTGTCCTTCGCCGACCTGCACCTGTGGCTCGCCGCGTTCCTGCCCGGCTTCTGCAAGCTGGCCGTGGACGAGGGCACCGACATGGCCGCCGAACGCAAGAGCTGGTTCCCCTTCGGCGTCGTGCGCGGCGACTCCTTCGCCTACCTGGCCGTACGCCCTCTGTCGGCAGGCGGCGGCGTGGAGTTCGGTGCGCGTGCCTACGGCCCGCACGGCGGCGAGGCCGCCGTCACCGCGATGGTCGAACAGATCCAGGCGTGGGACCGCAAGGCCCGCACCGTCGAACCCGCCTTCGCCTACTGGCCGGCCGGCTCACAGCCTCCCGAGTCCGGCGAGTACACGGCCGTGCTGGTCAAGGCGCACGGCCTGGTCACGATCTCCTGGCCGCCCACGGCGGACGCCGCGGCCGGTCAGGTTGCCCCGCACAACCCCGAGAAGTGA
- a CDS encoding FxLD family lanthipeptide yields the protein MSAALAVDHTESPDTAVDDAEFELDMRVVESTTKLVIMMCDTSDGCGDTCNTSACSTGSNDPF from the coding sequence ATGTCAGCAGCACTGGCCGTTGACCACACGGAGTCCCCGGACACCGCGGTCGACGACGCGGAGTTCGAGCTGGACATGCGCGTGGTGGAGTCCACCACCAAGCTCGTGATCATGATGTGCGACACGAGTGACGGCTGCGGCGACACCTGCAACACCAGCGCGTGCAGCACCGGCTCCAACGACCCGTTCTGA
- a CDS encoding lantibiotic dehydratase, with protein sequence MTVSPRYRHTGLVLARVTTDPGDLDPVTQTDPADPVAVEQDGRAWLAKVWARPEARDALTLASPVLGARLDRILGEDTSTPTAKELRRAVVSVASYLLRWQRRATPFGLFAGVGPVAVGPATAEVGTRHRAVARADGEWLTTLIDRLDRHPGLRPRLTVVVDTARIVRDGRVIVHRRAEVGASAPGPLRESSVRLTRPVQYVLTAAGSPVRFDTLAEKTSVRFPSASPDKVHALLHGLVDAGVLITSLRPPTTGVDALSHLIGALHAAQACTLDDLAAPLRELDAIRADLARHNNAGDPAQARRIRAAVAARMTALAPGVGHALAADVRLDATIAVPERVLDEAARAATVLLRTGTRPFGSAAWLDYHARFRARYGPGALVPVRDLVADSGLGYPAGYLGAPRARPAWRVLTDRDAALLALIQQATLTGAREVELADADVQALTVGEHVDTVAPQRIELGAEVHAPSTEAIDRGEFRLRITAAPPAHTSMAGRFAHLLDDADRARLAATYTAGPAQPPSREVFDTAVAVQLSFPPRRPHNENVVRVPPLLDDVVSLSEHPGHPDPARPDPTVIEVDDLAVTADAEQMYLVQVSTGRRVMPRIPHALDTAVQSPPLARFLAEVADARSAVFRGFDLGAARVLPYVPRIRYRRTVLSAARWILTAADLDTRPEADHPETDRPGAVDGEQPLRSWRQRWGVPARVVLVQGELRLPVDLDHVLDRALLYTRLERTGRIELHEDGPPDGHDWIGRPAELLIPMTAITPPTRPLPATAAPDAVLQPGDSAVVHAQLAGNPARFDEILTTHLPRFVSELHDPRDPDPSVRSWWVRRHRDMIRPETDHHLALFLRLSDPRHYGALAARLAAFAADLDSRGLPGQLTLAPMPQHPARYGHGPALAAAEQVFATDTTAAITQLAAARESGIPAQALAAASMAHLAAAFAPDPVAGHRALLECLRQERGPLDRVLRDRALAVADPERKYRAVRALPGGQTVVDAWHARDTALGAYHRALVQQDRDPGTVLRTLLHEHHIRAVGVEPAFEKETGRLARAVALRHLALAGAR encoded by the coding sequence ATGACCGTGTCCCCGCGTTATCGGCACACCGGCCTCGTGCTGGCCCGCGTCACCACCGACCCCGGCGATCTCGACCCGGTTACGCAGACGGACCCGGCGGACCCGGTCGCGGTGGAACAGGACGGCCGTGCGTGGCTGGCGAAAGTGTGGGCGCGCCCGGAGGCCCGCGACGCGCTGACGCTGGCCAGCCCCGTCCTGGGCGCGCGCCTGGACCGGATCCTGGGAGAGGACACAAGCACGCCCACGGCGAAGGAGTTACGCCGTGCCGTGGTCTCCGTGGCGTCCTACCTGCTGCGCTGGCAGCGCCGGGCGACGCCGTTCGGTCTGTTCGCCGGGGTCGGGCCGGTCGCTGTCGGACCCGCGACCGCCGAGGTGGGAACACGTCACCGGGCCGTGGCGCGGGCCGACGGAGAATGGCTCACCACGCTGATCGACAGACTCGACCGACACCCCGGCCTGCGCCCACGCCTGACGGTCGTGGTCGACACCGCGCGGATCGTGCGGGACGGGCGGGTGATCGTGCACCGGCGGGCCGAGGTCGGGGCCTCCGCACCGGGGCCGCTGCGGGAGTCGTCGGTCCGGCTCACCCGCCCGGTGCAGTACGTGCTGACCGCAGCCGGTTCCCCGGTCCGCTTCGACACGCTCGCGGAGAAGACGTCCGTCCGCTTCCCCTCCGCGTCCCCGGACAAAGTCCACGCACTGCTGCACGGCCTGGTCGACGCCGGTGTCCTGATCACGAGCCTGCGGCCCCCGACGACCGGCGTCGACGCCTTGTCCCACCTGATCGGCGCCCTGCACGCGGCCCAAGCGTGCACCCTGGACGACCTCGCCGCGCCACTGCGCGAACTCGACGCGATCCGCGCCGATCTCGCCCGGCACAACAACGCCGGCGACCCCGCACAGGCCCGCCGGATCCGCGCGGCGGTCGCCGCACGCATGACCGCCCTGGCTCCCGGGGTGGGTCATGCGCTGGCCGCCGACGTGCGCCTCGACGCCACGATCGCCGTCCCCGAGCGGGTGCTCGACGAGGCGGCGCGCGCCGCCACGGTGCTGCTGCGGACCGGCACCCGACCCTTCGGGTCGGCCGCGTGGCTGGACTACCACGCCCGGTTCCGCGCCCGCTACGGTCCCGGCGCGTTGGTGCCAGTGCGCGACCTGGTCGCCGACTCCGGTCTCGGTTACCCGGCCGGCTATCTCGGCGCGCCCCGCGCCCGACCCGCGTGGCGTGTGCTGACCGACCGCGACGCCGCCCTCCTGGCGCTGATCCAGCAGGCCACCCTGACCGGGGCGCGGGAGGTCGAGTTGGCCGACGCCGACGTCCAGGCACTGACCGTCGGCGAACACGTCGACACCGTCGCGCCCCAGCGGATCGAACTGGGCGCCGAGGTGCACGCCCCGTCGACCGAGGCGATCGACCGAGGCGAGTTCCGGCTCCGCATCACCGCCGCGCCGCCCGCCCACACCAGCATGGCCGGACGGTTCGCCCATCTGCTCGACGACGCCGACCGTGCCCGCCTGGCCGCCACCTACACCGCCGGACCGGCGCAGCCCCCGAGCCGAGAGGTGTTCGACACGGCGGTGGCGGTGCAGTTGTCCTTCCCGCCACGCCGCCCGCACAACGAGAACGTGGTGCGGGTGCCGCCGCTGCTCGACGACGTCGTGTCGCTGTCCGAGCACCCAGGGCATCCCGATCCGGCCCGCCCCGACCCCACCGTCATCGAGGTGGACGACCTGGCGGTCACCGCCGATGCCGAGCAGATGTACCTGGTGCAGGTCTCCACCGGTCGGCGGGTGATGCCCCGCATCCCGCACGCCCTGGACACCGCCGTGCAAAGCCCGCCGCTGGCCCGGTTCCTCGCCGAGGTCGCCGACGCCCGCAGCGCGGTGTTCCGCGGCTTCGACCTCGGCGCCGCCCGCGTCCTGCCCTACGTGCCGCGCATCCGCTACCGACGCACGGTGTTGTCCGCCGCCCGCTGGATCCTCACCGCCGCCGACCTCGACACCCGCCCCGAAGCCGACCATCCCGAAACCGACCGCCCCGGAGCCGTGGACGGCGAGCAGCCGTTGCGGTCGTGGCGGCAACGGTGGGGCGTACCGGCACGCGTGGTGCTGGTCCAGGGAGAGCTGCGCCTGCCTGTGGACCTTGACCACGTACTGGATCGCGCGTTGCTGTACACCCGTCTGGAGCGCACCGGCCGGATCGAGTTGCACGAGGACGGCCCGCCGGACGGGCACGACTGGATCGGGCGACCGGCGGAGCTGCTGATCCCGATGACCGCGATCACCCCGCCCACACGGCCCCTGCCTGCCACCGCGGCACCCGATGCCGTTCTCCAGCCCGGCGATTCCGCCGTGGTCCACGCGCAACTGGCGGGCAACCCGGCTCGATTCGACGAAATCCTCACCACGCACCTGCCCCGGTTCGTCTCCGAACTCCACGACCCGCGTGACCCGGACCCATCGGTCCGGTCCTGGTGGGTGCGGCGGCACCGCGACATGATCCGGCCCGAAACCGATCACCACCTCGCCCTGTTCCTGCGCCTGAGCGACCCGCGGCACTACGGAGCCCTCGCCGCCCGCCTGGCCGCGTTCGCGGCCGACCTGGACTCCCGGGGACTTCCCGGCCAGCTCACCCTCGCCCCGATGCCGCAGCACCCCGCCCGCTACGGCCACGGCCCCGCACTGGCGGCGGCCGAGCAGGTGTTCGCCACCGACACCACGGCCGCCATCACGCAGCTCGCCGCGGCGCGGGAATCAGGGATTCCGGCCCAGGCCCTGGCCGCTGCCTCGATGGCCCACCTGGCCGCCGCGTTCGCGCCCGACCCGGTGGCCGGGCACCGGGCGCTGCTGGAATGCCTGCGTCAGGAGCGCGGTCCACTGGATCGGGTCCTGCGCGACCGGGCGCTCGCCGTGGCGGACCCCGAACGGAAGTACCGCGCCGTTCGCGCTCTGCCGGGCGGACAGACGGTCGTCGACGCCTGGCACGCCCGCGACACCGCACTGGGCGCCTACCACCGTGCGCTGGTCCAGCAGGACCGCGACCCTGGCACGGTGTTGCGCACGCTGCTGCACGAGCACCACATCCGCGCCGTCGGCGTCGAGCCGGCCTTCGAGAAGGAGACCGGACGACTCGCCCGCGCCGTCGCGCTGCGCCATCTCGCCCTGGCCGGCGCCCGATGA
- a CDS encoding lanthionine synthetase C family protein, with product MSAEANLRPDNGEVTLTRGEVTGQSLARGAVGTALLHVERARTGSGRWETAQAHIRRVVAGPVDAAEHAGLYYGAPAVAFLLHTVSDRHPRHYTASRTLDEHVLRLTRQRLAGVATRIDRGGSATFGEYDLFYGLTGIGALLLRHHPDSDELAGILRYAVTLAIRPCPEDDELPGWWVAHDPDEILPTPGGHANFGMAHGAAGLLSFLALATLNGTVVDDQHEAIAALTAWFDRWRQDGPDGPWWPQWITRGELRAGRPAHPHPGRPSWCYGTVGIARAQQLAALATDDPRRRQTAEDTLAAGLADTHLDRITEPGLCHGIAGIYQTTYRASRDALGPALAHRLPALAGRLARHAPSPDEVPEDDDAATGLLTGRTGTGLALETARHSTPPHTGWDTCLLIA from the coding sequence ATGAGCGCCGAGGCGAACCTCCGCCCGGACAACGGCGAGGTGACCCTGACCCGCGGCGAGGTGACCGGCCAGTCTCTGGCCCGTGGCGCGGTGGGAACCGCGCTGCTGCACGTCGAACGCGCCCGGACCGGCTCCGGCAGGTGGGAGACCGCGCAGGCCCACATCCGGCGGGTGGTGGCCGGGCCGGTCGATGCCGCCGAGCACGCGGGCCTCTACTACGGGGCGCCCGCCGTCGCGTTCCTGCTGCACACGGTGTCAGACCGTCACCCCCGCCATTACACCGCCAGCCGGACGCTGGACGAACACGTGCTGCGCCTGACCCGGCAGCGGCTGGCCGGCGTTGCCACCCGCATCGACCGTGGTGGGTCTGCCACGTTCGGCGAGTACGACCTGTTCTACGGGCTGACCGGCATCGGCGCACTGCTGCTGCGCCACCACCCCGACAGCGACGAACTGGCCGGAATCCTGCGGTACGCGGTCACACTGGCCATCCGGCCGTGCCCCGAGGACGACGAACTGCCCGGCTGGTGGGTGGCGCACGACCCGGACGAGATCCTGCCGACCCCTGGCGGGCACGCGAACTTCGGCATGGCCCACGGCGCGGCCGGCCTCCTGTCCTTCCTCGCCCTGGCCACCCTGAACGGGACTGTGGTCGACGACCAGCACGAGGCGATCGCCGCGCTCACCGCGTGGTTCGACCGGTGGCGGCAGGACGGACCGGACGGCCCCTGGTGGCCGCAGTGGATCACCCGCGGGGAACTGCGCGCCGGCCGCCCCGCCCACCCCCATCCCGGCCGGCCCTCCTGGTGTTACGGGACGGTCGGCATCGCCCGCGCCCAGCAACTGGCCGCCCTGGCCACCGACGACCCGCGACGCCGGCAGACCGCCGAGGACACCCTGGCCGCCGGCCTGGCCGACACCCATCTCGACCGGATCACCGAGCCGGGCCTGTGCCACGGCATCGCCGGGATCTACCAGACCACCTATCGCGCCTCCCGCGACGCCCTCGGCCCCGCCCTCGCCCACCGGCTCCCTGCCCTGGCCGGTCGGCTCGCCCGGCACGCGCCGTCGCCCGACGAGGTCCCGGAGGACGACGACGCAGCCACCGGTCTGCTGACCGGGCGTACCGGAACGGGCCTGGCGCTGGAGACCGCGCGGCACAGCACGCCGCCTCACACCGGATGGGACACATGCCTGCTGATCGCCTGA
- a CDS encoding thiopeptide-type bacteriocin biosynthesis protein, giving the protein MPADRLTATCRTAAPAELAAAVLAVLAGADPGTVAAGHDLDSADLHDAVRTYRAAGLAALESAAENTWYQVRVRFADWSHAETAGATTLGPALYRLSADGAVAGWWFLRKHPCWRLRLLRADTAAVNGVLDELADAGVVARWWPTVYEPETIAFGGPAGMDTVHDLFCADSAGVLDYLRHDAPGLGRRELSILLLSGLMRAAGLDTFECGDVFDRVARLRPAPTDADTTRTGTLVDNLRVLLSITDLADSELFTPGGPVAHAAPWLAALRTAGQRLGHDAANGVLDRGLRAILTHLVIFHWNRFGLSATSQGILARAASTALLPRS; this is encoded by the coding sequence ATGCCTGCTGATCGCCTGACCGCCACCTGCCGCACGGCCGCACCCGCCGAACTCGCCGCCGCCGTGCTGGCGGTCCTCGCGGGCGCCGATCCCGGCACCGTCGCGGCCGGCCACGACCTGGACTCGGCCGACCTCCACGACGCGGTGCGCACCTACCGGGCCGCCGGGCTCGCGGCACTGGAGAGCGCCGCCGAGAACACCTGGTACCAGGTCCGGGTCCGGTTCGCCGACTGGTCGCACGCCGAGACCGCCGGCGCCACGACGCTCGGGCCCGCCCTGTACCGGCTCAGCGCCGACGGGGCGGTGGCCGGATGGTGGTTCCTGCGCAAACACCCCTGCTGGCGGCTGCGGCTGCTGCGCGCGGACACTGCGGCCGTCAACGGGGTGCTCGACGAGCTGGCCGACGCCGGAGTCGTCGCACGGTGGTGGCCGACGGTGTACGAGCCGGAGACCATCGCGTTCGGCGGCCCGGCCGGCATGGACACCGTCCACGACCTGTTCTGCGCCGACAGCGCCGGCGTGCTCGACTACCTGCGCCACGACGCCCCCGGCCTCGGCCGCCGGGAACTCTCCATCCTGCTGCTGAGCGGGCTGATGCGCGCCGCCGGGCTGGACACGTTCGAGTGCGGCGACGTGTTCGACCGGGTCGCCCGGCTACGCCCCGCGCCCACCGACGCCGACACGACGCGCACCGGCACACTCGTGGACAACCTGCGCGTGCTCCTGTCGATCACCGACCTCGCCGACAGCGAGCTGTTCACGCCCGGCGGGCCGGTCGCGCACGCCGCGCCGTGGCTCGCCGCGTTGCGCACCGCCGGCCAACGACTCGGCCACGACGCCGCGAACGGCGTCCTGGACCGCGGCCTCCGAGCGATCCTCACCCACTTGGTGATCTTCCACTGGAACCGATTCGGCCTCTCGGCCACCAGCCAGGGCATCCTCGCCCGTGCGGCGAGCACCGCTCTGCTGCCTCGAAGCTGA
- a CDS encoding Imm1 family immunity protein — translation MNHAIDVYYFTADNPHGCDSVTMRTEADLTRVLHDITTNPQPHPTVVYVRDRPTNGRRELPNHQLKFDIDPDIQVAAIHTAGTPDFVPHNTRSHDDAETTQYLRGWVSRADTTTNDSRTPGKPLYVDVDTRTEFPRNAAIPLERLRTALLELMITAQRPTCVDWQDSEITL, via the coding sequence GTGAACCACGCGATCGACGTGTACTACTTCACCGCCGACAACCCTCACGGCTGTGACTCCGTCACCATGCGCACGGAAGCCGATCTGACCCGGGTGCTCCACGACATCACCACCAACCCACAGCCACACCCCACCGTGGTCTACGTTCGGGACCGCCCCACCAACGGACGCCGTGAGCTGCCCAACCACCAGCTCAAGTTCGACATCGACCCGGACATCCAGGTCGCTGCGATCCACACCGCCGGCACGCCCGACTTCGTCCCGCACAACACCCGCTCCCACGACGACGCGGAAACGACACAGTACCTACGCGGGTGGGTCTCCCGGGCCGACACCACGACGAACGACAGCCGAACGCCGGGAAAGCCGCTCTACGTCGACGTCGACACTCGCACGGAGTTCCCCCGAAACGCGGCGATCCCGCTGGAACGGTTGCGCACGGCCCTGCTGGAACTCATGATCACTGCCCAACGGCCGACCTGTGTGGACTGGCAAGACTCAGAAATCACCCTCTGA
- a CDS encoding Imm1 family immunity protein, with translation MTHLEAVYHNDRPVSVLRDREDVARFVQELLAADWEHSAATVHAVDPDHRKEFPDHELTIGVDPDTGMGGLRYTNDEGTWYSRGDRTNRGGVVYVYFDTGHDFPADSEVRLHLIHDALDELLGTGGQRPHCVAWQEATDQLD, from the coding sequence GTGACGCACCTGGAAGCTGTCTACCACAACGACCGTCCCGTCTCCGTACTCCGCGACCGCGAGGACGTCGCCCGGTTCGTCCAGGAACTTCTGGCCGCCGACTGGGAGCACTCTGCGGCCACTGTCCACGCAGTCGACCCGGACCACAGGAAGGAGTTCCCCGACCACGAACTGACCATCGGGGTCGACCCCGACACCGGCATGGGCGGCCTCCGCTACACCAACGACGAAGGCACCTGGTACAGCAGAGGCGACCGCACCAATCGGGGCGGCGTCGTCTACGTCTACTTCGACACCGGGCACGACTTCCCCGCGGACTCCGAAGTCCGCCTGCACCTCATCCACGACGCGCTCGACGAGTTACTCGGGACCGGAGGGCAACGTCCACACTGCGTCGCGTGGCAGGAAGCGACCGACCAGCTCGACTGA
- a CDS encoding class I SAM-dependent methyltransferase gives MSDATVQAMIEANRRNWEARTPIHVASDFYGIGIRDNDTWFAHFEWDDLGDLAGRDLVHLQCHLGVETLALARRGARTTGLDFAHNAIREAQRIATEAGLDIDYRHGDVHHAAEVLGTGRFDIVYTAKGALCYLPDLHRWARVVADLLRPGGFAYIAEFHPVLWALGPTPQDDDTLTLRHDYLEGRGPTEHDGTHTYTDGPPLPHDRTNYEWSHGIGELVNALIAAGLHITSLRETDRLPWPRWPRMTEDDHGWWTLPAEEPKIPLLYGLKATKPA, from the coding sequence ATGTCCGACGCGACCGTGCAGGCGATGATCGAAGCCAACCGACGCAACTGGGAGGCCCGCACCCCCATCCACGTCGCCAGCGACTTCTACGGCATCGGCATCCGCGACAACGACACCTGGTTCGCCCACTTCGAATGGGACGACCTCGGCGACCTGGCCGGACGCGACCTCGTCCACCTCCAATGCCACCTCGGCGTCGAAACCCTCGCCCTCGCCCGACGCGGCGCCCGCACCACCGGACTCGACTTCGCCCACAACGCCATCCGCGAAGCCCAGCGCATCGCCACCGAAGCCGGACTCGACATCGACTACCGCCACGGCGACGTCCACCACGCCGCGGAAGTCCTGGGCACCGGCCGGTTCGACATCGTCTACACCGCCAAAGGCGCCCTCTGCTACCTCCCCGACCTCCACCGCTGGGCCCGCGTCGTCGCCGACCTGCTGCGCCCCGGCGGCTTCGCCTACATCGCCGAGTTCCACCCTGTTCTCTGGGCACTGGGCCCGACTCCACAGGACGACGACACGCTGACGTTGCGCCACGACTACCTCGAAGGCCGCGGCCCCACCGAACACGACGGCACCCACACCTACACCGACGGCCCGCCCCTGCCCCATGACCGCACCAACTACGAGTGGAGCCACGGCATCGGCGAACTCGTCAACGCCCTCATCGCCGCCGGCCTCCACATCACCAGCCTCCGCGAAACCGACCGACTCCCCTGGCCCCGCTGGCCCCGCATGACCGAGGACGACCACGGCTGGTGGACCCTGCCCGCCGAGGAACCCAAGATCCCGCTGCTCTACGGGCTCAAGGCCACCAAGCCCGCCTGA